One window from the genome of Streptomyces cadmiisoli encodes:
- a CDS encoding winged helix-turn-helix transcriptional regulator, whose amino-acid sequence MAITALPPDTDADIARVTEALAMITPRWNVRILLALSGPPLRYSELAAKVSWLQSGQLHPKLKALCDAGLVVRTEHTSRHVTYGHTNRGVALLPVLPVIVTWAEEHLEKADRSLPAIEQIEDSLTLLTRRHAAAILWVLKSRQEVSGRALARIVMPSSDWTNIYPPLRQLVADGLVDTKGTGRPYRLSAAGDGLSPVLGTLSAWSAGQPLDQASQHPVWGNPQAKPAQRPWVSSQSRPAPAALPPARMPQSSPAWHNRDLFSHATTARPKTAIPAGGPRR is encoded by the coding sequence TTGGCCATCACCGCTCTGCCCCCTGACACCGACGCCGACATCGCCCGGGTCACTGAGGCCCTGGCCATGATCACCCCGCGCTGGAACGTGAGGATCCTCCTGGCCCTCTCCGGCCCGCCGCTGCGCTACAGCGAGCTGGCGGCCAAGGTGTCCTGGCTGCAGAGCGGCCAGCTCCACCCCAAGCTCAAGGCGCTGTGCGACGCCGGACTCGTCGTACGCACCGAACACACCTCACGGCACGTGACCTACGGCCACACCAACCGTGGTGTTGCCCTACTGCCGGTCCTGCCGGTGATCGTCACCTGGGCCGAGGAACACCTGGAGAAGGCGGACCGCTCGCTGCCCGCGATCGAGCAGATCGAGGACAGCCTCACCCTGCTCACCCGGCGTCACGCCGCCGCCATCTTGTGGGTGCTCAAGTCCCGCCAGGAGGTCAGCGGGCGGGCCCTGGCCCGGATCGTGATGCCCAGCAGCGACTGGACCAACATCTACCCGCCGCTGCGGCAGCTGGTCGCCGACGGTCTCGTCGACACCAAGGGCACCGGCCGGCCCTACCGGCTCTCCGCAGCAGGCGACGGCCTGAGCCCCGTTCTCGGCACCCTGTCCGCCTGGTCCGCCGGGCAGCCCCTCGACCAGGCGTCCCAACACCCGGTCTGGGGGAACCCGCAGGCGAAGCCCGCGCAAAGGCCGTGGGTCAGCAGCCAGTCACGGCCGGCCCCCGCGGCGCTCCCACCCGCTCGGATGCCCCAGTCCTCTCCGGCGTGGCACAACCGCGATCTCTTCTCGCACGCCACGACCGCCCGCCCGAAGACAGCCATCCCGGCGGGAGGCCCGCGCCGATGA
- a CDS encoding SH3 domain-containing protein encodes MRSTRIAISAAMLGALALPVLSATTANAAPTAASALPASSCSSLPPLPYAVHAKAVTIRSKASSKSTALGVLYKSHKFTVSKKSGNWVYITDKTTGVKGWVSSTYVYRDVRMCLD; translated from the coding sequence ATGCGCTCCACCCGAATCGCTATATCCGCCGCGATGCTCGGCGCACTCGCTCTGCCGGTGCTGTCCGCCACCACCGCCAACGCGGCACCGACCGCCGCCTCCGCTCTCCCTGCGAGCAGCTGCTCGTCCCTCCCGCCGCTGCCGTACGCAGTGCACGCCAAGGCCGTGACCATCCGGTCCAAGGCCAGCTCGAAGTCCACGGCGCTCGGGGTGCTCTACAAGAGCCACAAGTTCACCGTCTCCAAGAAGAGCGGCAACTGGGTCTACATCACGGACAAGACGACCGGCGTCAAGGGCTGGGTCTCCAGCACGTACGTCTACCGCGACGTCCGTATGTGCCTGGACTAA
- a CDS encoding DUF4913 domain-containing protein gives MEQSAQQAQQLDHLASAPSPSGSPFAAFGMPGIGGPPAAAPPEPRPILELDGEEREDELDALSDWVDDFFLPVYGAEVTTAAPWCLQWQEHDDVVAWLHALWLAYQQHKDPEAGLSGLFVWHRDFLTHAVAAIRAPGGPLSACMTSPDRPAHRLLPGPPPSVRAETVATAEAADQDEPAS, from the coding sequence ATGGAGCAGTCGGCGCAACAGGCTCAGCAGCTCGACCACTTGGCGTCCGCCCCGTCGCCGAGTGGATCACCGTTCGCCGCGTTCGGCATGCCGGGAATCGGCGGCCCGCCGGCCGCCGCTCCACCGGAGCCCCGCCCGATCCTGGAACTGGACGGAGAGGAACGCGAGGACGAACTCGACGCCCTGTCCGACTGGGTCGACGACTTCTTCCTCCCGGTCTACGGGGCGGAGGTCACCACCGCGGCGCCCTGGTGCCTGCAATGGCAGGAGCACGACGACGTCGTGGCCTGGCTCCATGCCTTGTGGCTCGCCTACCAGCAGCACAAGGACCCCGAAGCCGGGCTCTCCGGCCTGTTCGTGTGGCACCGAGACTTCCTCACCCACGCCGTCGCCGCGATCCGCGCACCAGGCGGCCCGCTGTCGGCCTGCATGACCTCTCCCGACCGGCCCGCACACCGTCTCCTGCCCGGTCCGCCGCCGTCCGTACGGGCGGAGACGGTGGCCACGGCGGAAGCCGCTGACCAGGACGAGCCGGCGTCATGA
- a CDS encoding DNA-methyltransferase, which produces MPFSLHQGDALAVLSGLPDGCVDSVITDPPYNSGGRTAKERTTRSAKQKYTSADAKNDLADFTGENMDQRSYSFWLTQIMTEAHRLTKTGGTALLFTDWRQLPTTTDAIQAAGWLWRGVLAWHKPQARPQKGRFTQNCEFIVWASKGPIDGSRNPVYLPGMYSASQPSGAKRQHITQKPVEVMRELVKISPEGGTVLDFCAGSGSTGVAALLEGRDFIGVEKTEHYASIAADRLTETIRATLTQDDVVLTA; this is translated from the coding sequence TTGCCTTTTTCCCTTCACCAGGGCGACGCTCTGGCCGTTCTCTCCGGCCTTCCGGATGGCTGCGTCGACTCCGTCATCACCGACCCGCCGTACAACAGCGGAGGGCGGACCGCGAAGGAGCGCACCACGCGCTCCGCGAAGCAGAAGTACACCTCCGCCGACGCCAAGAACGACCTCGCCGACTTCACCGGCGAGAATATGGACCAGAGGTCCTACTCGTTCTGGCTGACGCAGATCATGACCGAGGCTCACCGCCTCACCAAGACCGGCGGGACGGCCCTGCTGTTCACCGACTGGCGCCAGCTCCCGACGACGACGGACGCAATCCAGGCGGCCGGATGGCTGTGGCGCGGTGTCCTGGCCTGGCACAAGCCGCAGGCCAGGCCCCAGAAGGGCCGGTTCACCCAGAACTGCGAGTTCATCGTCTGGGCCAGCAAGGGGCCGATCGACGGCTCCCGCAACCCCGTCTATCTGCCTGGCATGTACTCGGCTTCGCAGCCCTCTGGCGCGAAGCGCCAGCACATCACGCAGAAGCCGGTCGAGGTGATGCGCGAGCTGGTCAAGATCAGCCCCGAGGGCGGCACGGTCCTCGACTTCTGCGCCGGCTCCGGCTCCACGGGCGTGGCCGCCCTGTTGGAAGGCCGGGACTTCATCGGCGTGGAGAAGACCGAGCACTACGCGTCGATCGCGGCCGACCGGCTCACCGAGACGATCCGCGCAACCCTCACGCAGGACGACGTGGTTCTCACCGCCTGA
- a CDS encoding C40 family peptidase yields MKGLAAGIGVVFLSPILIAGTGMMLASSADAVQSSGSFSSCLSDIDSDKVAEQVTKILDGASGKDVHVEGLDLPAEQVPNAQTIVAAGLSLDVPKKGQIIALATAMQESRLRNLAHGDRDSLGLFQQRPSQGWGSAEQIRDPTYASEQFYKHLLKVSGWQQMTVTQAAQAVQKSGLPDAYAQWEELATALQAAIAKTFPGGGDADGKESDQDKQPATTGCAPGQDGSGFGRIPEGSVPKGYSIPKDADPKARKAITWAMQQLGTLYQWGGSCTNSHGPDPMGRCDCSSLMQQAYAHAGITLTRTTYTQVNEGKAISPAHLKPGDLIFSRGTAARPEHVGMYMGEGLVIEAPRTTKPVRITPIKDWTILATRRVL; encoded by the coding sequence TTGAAGGGGCTCGCCGCCGGCATCGGCGTCGTCTTCCTGTCCCCGATCCTGATCGCCGGCACCGGCATGATGCTGGCCTCCTCGGCCGACGCCGTGCAGAGCAGCGGCTCCTTCAGCAGCTGCCTGAGCGACATCGACAGCGACAAGGTCGCCGAACAGGTCACCAAGATCCTTGACGGCGCCTCCGGCAAGGACGTGCACGTCGAGGGCCTGGACCTGCCCGCCGAGCAAGTCCCCAACGCCCAGACGATCGTGGCCGCCGGCCTCTCCCTCGACGTCCCCAAGAAGGGACAGATCATCGCGCTCGCCACGGCGATGCAGGAGAGCCGACTGCGCAACCTCGCCCACGGCGACCGCGACTCCCTCGGCCTCTTCCAGCAGCGCCCTTCCCAGGGCTGGGGCAGCGCCGAGCAGATCCGCGACCCCACCTACGCGAGCGAGCAGTTCTACAAGCACTTGCTCAAAGTGAGCGGGTGGCAGCAGATGACCGTCACCCAGGCCGCCCAAGCCGTGCAGAAGTCCGGCCTGCCAGACGCGTACGCGCAGTGGGAAGAGCTCGCCACCGCGCTGCAGGCCGCCATCGCCAAGACCTTCCCCGGCGGCGGTGACGCGGACGGCAAGGAATCGGACCAGGACAAGCAGCCGGCCACGACCGGCTGCGCGCCGGGCCAGGACGGTTCCGGGTTCGGCCGCATCCCCGAGGGGAGCGTCCCGAAGGGTTACTCGATCCCCAAGGACGCCGATCCGAAGGCGCGCAAGGCCATCACCTGGGCGATGCAGCAGCTCGGAACGCTCTACCAGTGGGGCGGATCCTGCACGAACTCGCATGGTCCTGACCCCATGGGCCGCTGCGACTGCAGCTCGCTGATGCAGCAGGCGTACGCCCACGCCGGAATCACGCTCACCCGCACGACGTACACGCAGGTCAACGAAGGCAAGGCGATCTCGCCCGCTCATCTCAAGCCCGGTGACCTGATCTTCAGCCGCGGCACCGCCGCCCGGCCCGAGCACGTCGGCATGTACATGGGCGAGGGCCTCGTGATCGAGGCGCCGCGCACCACTAAGCCGGTCCGGATCACCCCGATCAAGGACTGGACGATTCTCGCCACCCGCCGCGTCCTCTGA
- a CDS encoding DUF6112 family protein has protein sequence MSVPLADRVIQLAYDPGIAPKGGGLPGLSVLKNVVNSINMFGIIAVVGALAVSLGVWAWGHHTGGHQAEANGKKGAVVAAGAALGLGAANGIVAFFSGLGSQVH, from the coding sequence ATGTCCGTCCCCCTCGCAGACCGTGTCATCCAGCTCGCTTACGACCCAGGAATTGCGCCCAAGGGCGGTGGCCTGCCCGGCCTGAGCGTGCTGAAGAACGTCGTCAACTCGATCAACATGTTCGGCATCATCGCCGTCGTTGGCGCCCTCGCCGTCTCGCTCGGCGTCTGGGCCTGGGGCCACCACACCGGTGGCCACCAGGCCGAGGCCAACGGGAAGAAGGGCGCCGTGGTCGCCGCTGGCGCCGCCCTCGGTCTGGGCGCCGCGAACGGCATCGTGGCCTTCTTCTCCGGCCTGGGCTCGCAGGTCCACTGA
- a CDS encoding SCO6881 family protein: MGFCDYPLADKLCTVGDAVDFASDPGKAIGDWMAKSAGELAAAAANLAAEAVDTTTKVDLNAGWFRDNYEMLLPLGLVLLVATFCAQLVRAAIRRDGQALTQAFTGTMSGVLFAFCAIALTTVAVEVVDAVSDGLFKTANLDIEAAVRRIVKVSQIASLAGLGWLVPVVAGLGAAIGAFLYWCVMMVRKVGILVMVTLAVFASAGGGWEVARRWRKGWIEATATLVVSKLLMTVIFVIGIAAMGKTETKDGIAALADVMSGIVIMILVLLCPYAVFKFVHWAADGTDGESIHRAGGAGAQIAKAHAEKAARKAAATAATAGTGGAAAGAGAAPQGPDGGGFPGDVAANPTGGGGEGKEGSQSGGTEASPGGDAVKSGLEKPVQPAPTSVSDDTSGQVGGSPGPGGSGASAASGQSGGWQSTPPTTTPPPQGAPPSSGAQNAPSSGASGPPPPPTGL, encoded by the coding sequence GTGGGCTTCTGTGATTACCCCCTGGCCGACAAGTTGTGCACGGTCGGCGACGCGGTGGATTTCGCCTCGGACCCCGGCAAGGCCATCGGTGACTGGATGGCGAAGTCCGCCGGTGAACTGGCCGCCGCCGCGGCCAACCTGGCCGCCGAGGCGGTCGACACCACCACGAAGGTGGATCTGAACGCCGGATGGTTCCGTGACAACTACGAGATGCTGCTGCCACTGGGCCTGGTCCTGCTGGTCGCCACGTTCTGCGCACAGCTGGTCCGGGCCGCCATCCGGCGCGACGGGCAAGCTCTGACACAAGCGTTCACCGGCACCATGAGCGGCGTCCTGTTCGCCTTCTGCGCCATCGCCCTGACCACGGTGGCCGTCGAAGTCGTCGACGCCGTCAGCGACGGCCTGTTCAAGACCGCGAACCTGGACATCGAGGCGGCCGTGCGCCGCATCGTGAAGGTCAGTCAGATTGCGTCGCTGGCCGGGCTAGGCTGGCTCGTCCCGGTCGTCGCCGGCCTCGGCGCAGCCATCGGCGCCTTCCTCTACTGGTGCGTGATGATGGTCCGCAAGGTCGGCATCCTCGTCATGGTCACGCTGGCCGTCTTCGCCTCCGCCGGCGGCGGCTGGGAGGTCGCCCGGCGCTGGCGCAAGGGCTGGATCGAAGCCACCGCCACCCTCGTGGTCTCCAAACTGCTGATGACCGTGATCTTCGTGATCGGCATCGCCGCCATGGGCAAAACCGAGACCAAGGACGGCATCGCCGCTCTGGCCGACGTCATGTCCGGCATCGTGATCATGATCTTGGTGCTGCTGTGTCCGTACGCGGTCTTCAAGTTCGTGCACTGGGCGGCCGACGGGACCGACGGGGAGTCCATCCACCGTGCCGGCGGCGCCGGTGCGCAGATCGCGAAGGCGCACGCCGAGAAGGCCGCCCGCAAGGCCGCCGCTACTGCGGCCACCGCCGGAACCGGGGGCGCTGCCGCCGGCGCGGGTGCCGCACCGCAGGGCCCCGACGGCGGTGGGTTCCCCGGCGACGTCGCTGCCAACCCGACCGGCGGAGGCGGCGAGGGCAAGGAGGGATCGCAGAGCGGCGGAACGGAGGCCTCGCCCGGCGGCGACGCGGTCAAGTCCGGCCTGGAGAAGCCCGTCCAGCCCGCGCCGACGAGCGTGTCCGACGACACCAGCGGCCAGGTGGGCGGCAGCCCGGGGCCTGGCGGATCCGGCGCGAGCGCCGCGTCTGGGCAAAGCGGCGGATGGCAGTCCACTCCGCCGACCACAACCCCGCCGCCGCAGGGCGCACCCCCGTCCTCCGGCGCGCAGAATGCCCCGTCCAGCGGGGCCAGCGGACCCCCGCCGCCTCCGACCGGCCTCTGA